CGCGTGCCATCGGGCCGAGACGCGTGGAGTCCTCCATCGGGTCGCCCATCTCGAAGCCCTTCATCCTCTCGGTGAACTTCTCCACGAAAGCGTCGTAGTTGGCTTCCGTGACGATGAACCGCTTGGCGTTCACGCAGGTCTGGCCGTTGTTGTAGATCCGGCCGGTGGCACACGCCTTGACGGCTGCGTCGAGATCGGCGTCATCCAGAACGATGTAGGCGTCGTTCGAACCGAGCTCGAGAACGGTCTTCTTCAGGTGCTCGGCCGCCTTCTGGGCCACCTTCCGCCCGGCGCCGTCGCTGCCGGTGAGCGTCACGCCGCGCACCAGTTTGTGGGCGATGATCTTGTCCGACATGTCGTGGTCGATCAGGAGCACGGTGAAGAGGTTCTTGGGCAGGCCGGCCCGCTCGAACAGGTCGCGCAGATAAAGGCCGCTGCCGGTGCAGTTTTCCGCATGCTTCAGAAGCACGCCGTTTCCGGCCATAAGGTTTGCAACGGCATAGCGGACGACCTGATAGCAGGGGAAGTTCCAGGGCTGGATGCCGTAGACGAGACCGATCGGCGCATGAGTGACGACGCCCGTGCCGCCGGGTATTTCACGCTCCTCGTCGGCCAGTTCCTTGGGGCCGTTGTCCGCGGTGAAATCGCAGATCGCCGCACACAGATCGATTTCCTGCTTGCTGTCCTTGAGGAGCTTGCCGACCTCCCGGGTCATCAGCTCGGCGAACTCGTCGCGGCTGCTGCGCAGTTCCTCTCCGATCGCGCGGATGGTCTCGGCACGCTCCTCGAGCGACTTGAGCCGCCACTCCAGGAACGCCGCGTGGGACGCTTCGAGCGCCTTGTTGGCCTCGTCCTCGCTCATCAGAGGATAGCTGGCGATCGGCTCTTCCGTCGTCGGGTTGATGGTCTGAAGCTGGCTGGCCATGGATGCCTCCAATCACGTTTCGTCGTGTTGGGTGGCAAACGCCCGGGACGGACGATCTTTCCATCGGTCA
The DNA window shown above is from Amorphus orientalis and carries:
- a CDS encoding NAD-dependent succinate-semialdehyde dehydrogenase, with protein sequence MASQLQTINPTTEEPIASYPLMSEDEANKALEASHAAFLEWRLKSLEERAETIRAIGEELRSSRDEFAELMTREVGKLLKDSKQEIDLCAAICDFTADNGPKELADEEREIPGGTGVVTHAPIGLVYGIQPWNFPCYQVVRYAVANLMAGNGVLLKHAENCTGSGLYLRDLFERAGLPKNLFTVLLIDHDMSDKIIAHKLVRGVTLTGSDGAGRKVAQKAAEHLKKTVLELGSNDAYIVLDDADLDAAVKACATGRIYNNGQTCVNAKRFIVTEANYDAFVEKFTERMKGFEMGDPMEDSTRLGPMARDDLRDKLAKQVDESLQKGAKALCGGAVPDRKGAYYPATVLVDVQPGQPAYDDELFGPVASVIKAKDDEDAMRIANDSRYGLGGGIFSRDETRARKLASTYFDTGMVSINGFNIAIPNMPFGGVKDSGYGREHGGFGMKEFVNTKSIYMT